In one window of Posidoniimonas corsicana DNA:
- a CDS encoding VCBS repeat-containing protein, whose amino-acid sequence MSSPSTNTRSPVLVALVGLLLVGSIVAAVLVTRSRDAGLREAAPAAEQGSGAPAVATPEIPFTDVAKASGVDFVHHGGATGEKMLPESGGSGCGWIDYDNDGDTDLLLISGRSWPWDAADEDATSGGALRLYQNDGGKFADVTQAANLAADYYGQGVAIGDFDADGDDDLYITAVGPDHLYRNDGGVFTEVGGAASGLGGSDAWTTSAGFFDYDNDGDLDLFVCNYVAWDRARDKAAVLRVPGTGSSYAHPSNFDGTNNFLFRNDAGRFTDVSAEAGVHVFNAEGAPLGKALAVTFVDYNADGWIDVFVANDTVRHFLFQNNQGVFEEVGEARGFALNAAGATTSGMGIDAAWLYNDDRLAVAVSNFAGEMTELFTTPAERSDHFFVDETVNAGVGGPTLDSLTFGLQFDDFDLDGRVDMVHANGHLEETIQSVQPEQSYRQSAQLLWNTGATEGPVLTPVPVEKLKDLAKPIVGRATASADFDNDGDVDLVITQAGGPPLLLRNDQQLGGNWLHIRLRGPEGNPHGIGARIELLSGGDAQQRTLMPTRSYLAQSAPMAVFGLGEHDEVDSLRITWADGREQFVQVSGVNQVVTVARESATFEELANTAVAQLENSEFEAAIDTLERAVQLNPESGPTLRNLARAYLLGGQPAAAERQLTGLPKSEARPPAGISYLRGLAANRLSEPERAVEQFREAVRLDPREPTLHFQFALALAALGDTDAAQAELLKTAELDPLHGGAQYQLAAFARKSGDRDAFRRYMRDYQRIRKLKDATDTLALEVCRYTMPEVMLIEVGAPDTAVPVEFQWEAISADGVPALLATAVLSMNDDGRYQLVGITTASVPVVFEWDAENGYQERARGAALFEQALPSAVVAVGNAIADSPVRSGMGAEVGDFSEIAVVTPMGTRLIRHTPDVGFEDLTQAARLGQATGAIAKWADLDHDGDIDLCIGGPGGVAAWRNNGDGSFVDATSEFGLADTGPWVDFAAVDLDGVNLGVDLVQTGGVRPRVLRNAFGGAFKSDPEAAWPPAERVLLDDLNNDGVPEIVCFAANVLTVVDAAGEILEEIATKLTDIEAATVIDADNDGRLDIAAAGAIQGAPAIVVWRNTEKGFAGQASHATLPAPCRPSGLIAMDITADGKSDIVAVGRDDGVSILANATITKNQQLKLAIRSYAGHPSSIGVRVQVRRERFVASRWLQEELPIELGVNSLSEVDAIQTLWPNGVARNEIGKQFTGDPIRITIIEFVRTSSCPFLYAMVDGAWTFVTDLLGTAPLNVSVARGVPMPPDPDELYVLGPAARFTDQNGRVRLRVTSELREAVYLDSACLLAVDHPVGCEVVSRDRATTVPISGERFALARGLMPVRSALDSTGADCTAQLSEVDGVYTSPGELLPYPAVGYTRPHSIEFEFGELPAGQELLLVLTGWFRFGDSSTNIAASQRTDLAQVWPVLEAAGDDGKFYVVDDAIGFPAGNTKSIVCDLSGKLSPNAVRFRLTSSFEVRWDQIAMAESAPSDAARVSRLPATSADLQWHGFAALPQRSLDQPQVPDLSRIRDRPQWLTCLEGWCTRYGEVAPLLATADERIAILNSGDGVILEFNASRLPEVEPGTQRTLLLYHHGWIKEENPNSLPDRNVAPFPGSEDAAEDPEDDWQLLYNTRWVSRSRFAEGPLEEGE is encoded by the coding sequence ATGAGCAGCCCAAGCACGAACACCCGCAGTCCAGTCTTGGTAGCCTTGGTCGGCTTGTTGCTGGTCGGCAGCATCGTCGCGGCGGTGCTGGTAACGCGGTCACGCGACGCCGGTTTGCGTGAGGCGGCTCCGGCCGCCGAACAAGGGAGCGGCGCACCCGCCGTTGCAACCCCCGAGATCCCATTCACGGACGTTGCAAAGGCTAGCGGCGTTGACTTCGTCCACCACGGCGGCGCGACCGGCGAGAAGATGCTGCCTGAGTCCGGTGGATCGGGCTGCGGGTGGATCGACTACGACAACGACGGCGACACCGACCTGCTGCTGATTAGCGGCAGGTCGTGGCCGTGGGACGCGGCAGACGAGGACGCTACTAGCGGTGGCGCGCTCCGTTTGTACCAGAACGACGGGGGCAAGTTCGCCGACGTCACCCAGGCCGCAAACTTGGCAGCCGACTACTACGGGCAGGGGGTCGCGATTGGCGACTTTGACGCCGATGGCGACGACGACCTCTACATCACCGCCGTTGGTCCGGACCACTTGTACCGCAACGACGGTGGAGTGTTCACCGAGGTTGGCGGCGCCGCGAGCGGCCTAGGCGGGTCGGATGCGTGGACGACGAGCGCTGGATTCTTCGACTACGACAACGACGGCGACCTCGACCTGTTCGTCTGCAACTACGTCGCCTGGGATCGTGCCCGTGACAAGGCCGCCGTGCTGCGTGTGCCGGGAACTGGGTCATCATACGCGCACCCCTCGAACTTCGACGGAACTAACAACTTCCTGTTCCGCAATGACGCCGGCAGGTTTACGGACGTGTCGGCTGAGGCGGGCGTCCATGTGTTCAACGCCGAGGGCGCGCCGCTTGGCAAGGCATTGGCAGTCACTTTTGTCGATTACAACGCCGACGGTTGGATAGACGTGTTTGTCGCCAACGACACCGTCCGACACTTCTTGTTTCAAAACAACCAGGGCGTGTTCGAGGAGGTTGGCGAGGCCCGTGGTTTCGCGCTGAACGCCGCAGGCGCGACAACCAGTGGGATGGGCATCGACGCGGCTTGGCTCTACAACGACGACCGGCTAGCGGTGGCGGTATCGAACTTTGCCGGGGAGATGACCGAGCTCTTCACCACTCCGGCGGAGCGCTCGGATCACTTCTTCGTCGACGAGACCGTCAACGCCGGCGTCGGGGGCCCGACGCTCGACAGCCTCACGTTCGGACTTCAGTTCGACGACTTCGACCTCGACGGCAGGGTCGACATGGTCCACGCCAATGGGCACCTCGAGGAAACGATCCAGTCGGTCCAACCGGAACAGTCGTACCGACAGTCGGCCCAGCTCCTCTGGAACACGGGCGCTACCGAGGGGCCCGTCCTGACGCCTGTGCCCGTCGAGAAGCTCAAAGACCTTGCGAAGCCGATCGTCGGGCGAGCAACCGCGTCGGCCGACTTCGACAACGACGGTGACGTGGACCTGGTGATCACGCAGGCCGGTGGCCCGCCGCTCCTGCTCCGCAACGACCAGCAACTTGGCGGAAACTGGCTGCACATCCGCCTCCGCGGTCCGGAGGGCAATCCGCACGGGATTGGCGCCCGGATCGAGCTACTCTCCGGCGGCGACGCGCAGCAACGCACCCTGATGCCGACGCGCAGCTACCTCGCGCAGTCGGCGCCCATGGCAGTGTTCGGGCTCGGCGAGCACGACGAGGTGGATAGCCTCCGCATCACCTGGGCCGATGGCCGCGAACAGTTTGTCCAGGTCAGCGGAGTCAATCAGGTGGTCACGGTGGCTCGCGAGTCTGCGACTTTCGAGGAACTCGCTAACACCGCGGTGGCCCAGCTGGAGAACTCCGAGTTCGAAGCCGCCATCGACACCCTCGAGCGGGCGGTGCAGCTCAACCCTGAATCGGGCCCGACACTCCGGAACCTCGCTCGCGCGTACCTGCTTGGCGGGCAGCCGGCCGCCGCGGAACGGCAGCTCACCGGACTGCCCAAAAGCGAGGCCCGCCCGCCGGCCGGGATCAGTTACCTGCGCGGTCTGGCCGCAAACCGCCTTTCTGAACCTGAGCGAGCGGTTGAACAATTCCGCGAGGCCGTTCGGCTCGACCCACGCGAGCCCACGCTCCACTTCCAGTTCGCTCTGGCGCTAGCCGCGCTCGGCGACACCGACGCTGCGCAAGCGGAACTCCTTAAGACGGCCGAGCTCGACCCGCTGCACGGCGGCGCCCAGTACCAGCTGGCCGCTTTCGCCCGCAAGTCCGGCGATCGCGACGCGTTCCGCCGTTACATGCGCGACTACCAGCGGATCCGGAAGTTGAAAGACGCAACCGACACGCTCGCATTGGAGGTGTGCCGGTACACCATGCCCGAGGTGATGTTGATAGAGGTCGGCGCCCCGGATACGGCTGTGCCGGTAGAGTTCCAGTGGGAAGCCATCTCGGCGGACGGCGTTCCTGCACTGCTGGCGACCGCGGTGCTGTCCATGAATGACGACGGCCGCTACCAGCTCGTCGGAATCACGACGGCGTCCGTGCCGGTGGTGTTCGAATGGGATGCCGAGAACGGCTATCAAGAGCGGGCGCGGGGCGCTGCGCTATTCGAGCAGGCTCTGCCATCCGCAGTCGTCGCAGTTGGAAACGCTATCGCGGATTCACCGGTACGCTCTGGAATGGGCGCCGAGGTGGGCGACTTCAGCGAGATCGCCGTGGTGACCCCAATGGGCACGCGGTTGATCCGGCACACGCCGGACGTCGGATTCGAGGACCTCACCCAGGCTGCAAGGTTGGGCCAAGCGACCGGCGCTATCGCAAAGTGGGCGGATCTTGACCACGACGGCGACATCGACCTGTGCATCGGCGGCCCCGGGGGCGTCGCGGCGTGGCGGAATAACGGTGACGGCTCGTTTGTCGACGCCACTAGTGAGTTTGGGTTGGCAGACACGGGACCGTGGGTCGACTTCGCGGCGGTCGACCTGGACGGTGTGAACCTTGGCGTCGACCTCGTGCAAACCGGCGGTGTGCGGCCGCGCGTACTACGGAATGCGTTTGGAGGAGCGTTCAAGTCTGATCCCGAAGCGGCTTGGCCACCTGCCGAGCGGGTGCTACTCGACGATCTCAACAACGACGGCGTTCCCGAAATAGTGTGCTTCGCGGCCAACGTGTTGACGGTAGTCGACGCGGCGGGCGAGATCCTCGAAGAGATTGCAACTAAACTCACCGACATCGAAGCGGCTACTGTCATCGATGCGGACAATGACGGCCGCCTGGACATCGCGGCTGCCGGGGCAATTCAAGGCGCGCCGGCGATCGTCGTGTGGCGGAACACGGAAAAGGGATTTGCCGGGCAGGCGAGCCACGCAACCCTGCCGGCGCCATGCCGACCGTCGGGGCTGATTGCGATGGACATCACCGCCGACGGCAAATCCGACATCGTAGCCGTCGGGCGGGACGACGGCGTTTCGATCCTCGCCAACGCGACAATTACAAAGAACCAGCAGCTCAAGCTGGCGATCCGCTCGTACGCGGGGCACCCCAGTTCAATCGGTGTCCGCGTGCAGGTGCGTCGAGAACGCTTCGTCGCGTCGCGCTGGCTGCAGGAAGAACTACCGATCGAGCTCGGCGTCAACTCGCTGTCAGAGGTCGACGCTATCCAGACGCTGTGGCCGAACGGCGTCGCCCGCAACGAGATCGGTAAACAATTCACGGGCGATCCTATCCGGATCACCATCATCGAGTTTGTGCGCACGAGCAGTTGCCCGTTCCTCTACGCGATGGTGGATGGGGCGTGGACGTTCGTCACCGACCTGTTGGGCACAGCGCCGCTGAACGTCTCGGTTGCCCGCGGCGTGCCGATGCCGCCCGACCCAGACGAACTCTACGTGCTAGGCCCCGCGGCTCGGTTCACGGATCAGAATGGCAGAGTGCGACTGCGGGTGACTTCCGAGTTGCGCGAGGCCGTCTACCTCGACTCCGCCTGCCTGTTGGCGGTCGATCACCCGGTGGGCTGTGAGGTTGTTTCGCGCGACCGCGCCACCACGGTTCCGATCTCGGGCGAACGATTCGCCCTAGCACGCGGCCTAATGCCGGTGCGGAGCGCGTTGGATTCCACGGGCGCCGACTGCACCGCGCAGCTCTCAGAGGTTGACGGCGTCTACACTTCCCCCGGCGAGCTGCTGCCGTACCCGGCTGTGGGCTACACACGCCCGCACTCAATCGAGTTCGAGTTCGGCGAGCTTCCTGCCGGCCAGGAGCTGCTGCTGGTGCTTACGGGCTGGTTCCGCTTTGGAGACTCGTCGACCAACATCGCCGCGTCGCAGAGGACCGACTTAGCGCAGGTCTGGCCGGTGTTGGAGGCGGCCGGCGACGACGGCAAGTTCTACGTGGTGGACGACGCCATTGGGTTCCCCGCCGGCAACACAAAAAGCATCGTGTGCGACCTTAGCGGCAAGCTCTCGCCCAACGCTGTCCGGTTCAGACTTACAAGCTCATTTGAGGTGAGGTGGGACCAGATAGCGATGGCTGAATCGGCGCCGTCGGACGCCGCACGAGTGAGTAGGCTGCCGGCTACTTCAGCAGACTTGCAGTGGCACGGCTTTGCCGCGTTGCCGCAGCGGTCGCTGGATCAGCCGCAGGTCCCTGATCTTTCCCGCATACGCGATCGGCCGCAGTGGCTGACATGCCTTGAGGGGTGGTGCACTCGCTACGGTGAGGTCGCCCCGCTGCTCGCGACGGCGGATGAGCGGATCGCCATCCTCAACTCCGGCGACGGGGTCATACTTGAGTTTAACGCCTCTCGGCTTCCTGAGGTGGAGCCAGGCACGCAGCGGACGCTGCTGCTCTACCACCACGGCTGGATCAAGGAAGAGAACCCAAACTCGCTCCCCGACCGCAACGTGGCGCCCTTCCCGGGAAGTGAAGACGCTGCGGAAGATCCGGAGGACGACTGGCAGTTGCTCTACAACACCCGCTGGGTATCACGCAGTCGCTTTGCGGAAGGCCCGCTGGAGGAAGGTGAATAG
- a CDS encoding amidase: MDASELARQIRSRSISAVEATRDAIDRIEQANPAINAVVSPAYEKALDHALELERRAQGGEWQGPLHGVPLLVKDLFDFQAGVRNTFGCRAMTGFVPTETCAHVQRLVDAGAVIVGKTNTPEFGHKGVTDNLLYGPTSTPFDLLRNAGGSSGGSAAAVSAGMVTLAQGSDAGGSIRIPAAWCGVVGFKATYGRVPNTGGPNAFGCAAPFLHAGPLAATVRDAALMAQVMSGPHPEDPFSLPDDGMNLPAAVDSDPGALRIAYSPDLGVFAVDPEVRQVVEECVRAVADSGLQVDAPEIRLPLDQDELAELWVRQVGIAYLEMFDAMAAAGADVIKAHPDDIPDQIQRMVDAARLASALDARRDEQRRTQVWQSVQGIFADCDILLTPTVGSLPVENAANGNTLGPAAVDGKPVERSIGWCLTHPFNFTGHPAASVPAGLTTGGLPVGIQVVGKRFADEQVVSICRRIEQSHPWSGDLVRMRSHLLKGPAQAASATGAGS; this comes from the coding sequence ATGGATGCATCGGAGCTAGCGCGCCAAATCCGCTCACGCAGCATTTCTGCGGTCGAGGCCACGCGCGACGCGATCGACCGAATCGAGCAAGCCAACCCAGCCATCAACGCGGTGGTGAGTCCAGCCTATGAGAAGGCGCTCGATCACGCGTTGGAGTTGGAGCGAAGGGCCCAGGGCGGTGAGTGGCAGGGGCCGCTACACGGCGTGCCGTTGCTAGTGAAGGACCTCTTCGATTTTCAGGCGGGGGTTCGCAACACGTTCGGCTGCCGGGCGATGACGGGGTTCGTCCCTACTGAAACTTGCGCCCATGTTCAACGGTTAGTCGACGCGGGTGCGGTTATCGTCGGCAAGACGAACACCCCCGAATTTGGCCACAAGGGCGTAACCGATAACCTCCTATACGGACCAACCTCTACGCCGTTCGACTTGCTCCGGAATGCGGGCGGCTCATCCGGCGGCAGCGCTGCCGCCGTTTCGGCCGGAATGGTCACGCTCGCGCAGGGCTCTGACGCAGGGGGCTCGATCCGCATCCCCGCTGCTTGGTGCGGTGTGGTAGGCTTCAAAGCGACGTACGGCCGCGTTCCCAACACCGGCGGGCCGAACGCGTTTGGCTGCGCCGCTCCGTTCCTCCACGCCGGCCCGCTGGCCGCCACGGTGCGAGACGCCGCACTCATGGCTCAGGTCATGTCCGGCCCGCACCCGGAGGACCCGTTCAGCCTTCCGGACGATGGAATGAACCTGCCGGCCGCAGTCGATTCCGACCCCGGCGCACTGAGAATCGCCTACAGCCCCGACCTGGGCGTGTTCGCAGTCGACCCCGAGGTCCGGCAGGTCGTGGAGGAGTGCGTTCGCGCGGTGGCGGATTCAGGGCTGCAGGTCGATGCCCCCGAGATTCGCCTGCCGCTCGACCAGGACGAACTGGCGGAGCTGTGGGTCCGGCAGGTCGGCATCGCCTACCTGGAGATGTTCGATGCAATGGCCGCGGCTGGAGCGGATGTCATTAAGGCACACCCTGACGACATCCCCGACCAAATCCAACGCATGGTGGACGCCGCGCGCTTGGCTTCGGCGCTCGACGCTCGCCGCGACGAACAACGGCGCACTCAGGTTTGGCAGTCCGTTCAAGGTATCTTTGCCGACTGTGATATCCTGCTTACCCCAACGGTGGGCTCGTTGCCGGTCGAGAATGCCGCCAACGGCAACACGCTCGGTCCGGCTGCTGTCGATGGCAAACCGGTAGAGCGGTCGATTGGCTGGTGCTTGACCCACCCCTTCAACTTTACCGGACATCCGGCGGCGTCCGTGCCCGCTGGCCTGACAACTGGGGGCCTGCCGGTAGGCATCCAGGTAGTGGGGAAACGTTTTGCCGACGAGCAGGTCGTTAGCATCTGCCGCCGCATCGAGCAGTCGCACCCGTGGTCAGGAGACCTTGTCAGAATGCGGAGTCATCTTCTGAAGGGGCCAGCGCAGGCCGCCAGTGCAACAGGGGCCGGGTCATGA